The Rhodocytophaga rosea genome has a segment encoding these proteins:
- a CDS encoding DUF3419 family protein, with translation MANNPKSQVELSKLIFTMNWEDPESDKAALQIKPGEQVMTITSGGCNTLEMLLLNPAIIYAVDINPAQTYLLELKIRALQQLSYPEFICLMGLTDTMNRPAIFEKIKPHLSEPALAFWLAHQPIISNGILMSGRFEKFVRIASRMLQLIQGRRKVQQVFAPSSLQEQQEFYDMHFNTWQFRLIFKMLFNKRMLARRGLSADYFYFDDGSHSYAESFYKRAHNVLTNVPVQDNYFLALYLLGNYKSNFQVPAYLKEENFPILQKNVSNLQLITADVKQWLKSRQPDSIDCFSLSNICELKSEEDTTLLFEEVARVAKNGARCCFRNLIVPREIPQSLQDRIRKNKPLSEQLLEKDRSFVYGKVAAYTIVK, from the coding sequence ATGGCGAATAATCCAAAAAGTCAGGTTGAACTAAGTAAGCTGATTTTTACCATGAACTGGGAAGATCCGGAATCTGACAAAGCAGCGTTACAAATTAAACCCGGTGAGCAAGTAATGACTATTACCTCTGGCGGTTGCAATACCCTGGAAATGCTATTGTTAAATCCGGCTATTATTTATGCTGTGGATATTAATCCGGCTCAAACGTATCTATTAGAATTAAAAATAAGAGCCTTACAACAGCTTTCTTACCCTGAATTTATTTGCCTGATGGGTTTAACAGATACCATGAACCGGCCGGCAATATTTGAAAAAATAAAACCTCATTTATCTGAACCAGCACTAGCCTTCTGGCTAGCCCATCAACCTATTATTTCTAATGGAATACTCATGTCGGGCCGTTTTGAAAAATTCGTCCGTATTGCTTCCAGGATGTTGCAACTGATACAAGGTAGACGAAAAGTTCAGCAGGTGTTTGCTCCCTCCAGCTTACAGGAACAACAGGAGTTTTATGATATGCATTTTAATACATGGCAGTTTAGGCTTATATTTAAGATGCTATTTAATAAGCGCATGCTGGCCAGAAGAGGGCTGAGTGCAGATTATTTTTATTTTGACGATGGCAGTCATTCTTATGCAGAAAGTTTTTATAAAAGAGCCCATAATGTATTAACAAATGTTCCTGTGCAAGACAACTATTTTCTTGCGCTCTATCTATTAGGTAATTACAAAAGTAACTTTCAGGTACCGGCTTATCTGAAAGAAGAGAATTTTCCTATACTGCAAAAGAATGTGTCTAACCTACAACTCATTACAGCAGATGTAAAACAATGGCTGAAATCGAGGCAACCTGATTCTATTGATTGTTTCAGCCTGTCTAATATCTGTGAATTAAAGAGTGAAGAAGATACTACGCTGCTTTTTGAGGAAGTAGCCAGGGTAGCAAAAAATGGAGCCAGGTGTTGTTTTCGCAATCTAATTGTTCCAAGAGAAATACCTCAAAGCCTTCAAGACAGAATTCGAAAAAATAAACCACTCAGCGAGCAACTGCTTGAAAAGGACCGTTCATTTGTTTATGGAAAGGTGGCAGCATATACCATAGTTAAATAA